The Magnetococcales bacterium DNA window AGCGTCTCCCGAGGCAGCGGCTCCATACCGTCTTTGGCCAGCAGGTATTCGCGGACCAGCTTCTCCACCTCTTCCAGATGGCGTTCCGACAAACGGCGGATCACCCCCAGCAAGGTGACGATCTCCGGGTCGGAGAGCCGATAGTGGACATACACCCCTTCCTTGCGCGTCTCCACCAGCCCGGCATGGCGCAACTGCTGCAAGTGCTTCGAGGTGTTGGCGACCGACAAAGCCGTCAGCTCCGCCAGGGACTCCACCGTTCGTTCCCCCTGCGCGAGAAACTCCAACATGGCCAAACGATGGCCCTGCCCCACCGCTTTGCCGATGCGGGCCAGATGATCGAACAGCTCCTGTTTGAACGAAAGGCTTGACATGGGTATCACGTTATGGTTGAATTGTATTAAACCATATGGTTGAATTACGGCGTTCCATGGGATCGTCACACCGTTCCCGGGGGTGTTCCCTGGATGGGGACGTGATCCATGGTTTCAAAGACGGGCATCGGGGACAAGGGATTCCTTTCTCTCCGGGAGAAGGTGCGGGAAGCGTGGGGCGTCTTTTCCGGGCGTTCCGGCGCGTGGGGTTCATGCACGCCTTTTCGCCTACAGGTTGATAAGGAGGAATGATGGAACACGAGGCGATGCTGCGTCTGGGAATTTTTTTGGGGGTTCTGACCCTGGTGGCGGTCTGGGAGCTTGTCGCCCCCCGGCGCGGGCGCACTCTGTCGCGCAAGACGCGCTGGCTGCCCAACCTCGCCCTGGTGGCGCTGGACACCCTGCTGGTTCGGTTGATCTTTCCGGTGGCGGCGGTGGCCCTGGCCGCCCTGGGTCAGGAGCGGGGCTGGGGGTTGCTCAACCAGTTCGCCTGGCCGGTGTGGGTGGAGACCCTGCTGGCGGTGGTGGTGCTGGATTTCATCATCTACCTCCAGCATGCGGTGTTCCATGCCTTGCCGGTGCTGTGGCGGCTGCACATGGTTCATCACGCCGACCTGGACGTGGACGTGACCACCGGCTTGCGCTTTCATCCCCTGGAGGCGCTGCTCTCCATGGGCATCAAACTGGCGGCGGTGCATGCCAGCGGGGCCTCGCCCCTGGCGGTGATGATCTTCGAGGTGCTGCTCAACGGCATGGCCCTGTTCAACCACGGAAACGTCCGCCTGCCGGAGGGATTCGACCGGGTGTTGCGCTGGGTCTTCGTCACTCCGGACATGCACCGCTCCCACCACTCCCATCTGGCGCCGGAGACCAATATGAACTTCGGCTTCAACCTCTCCTGGTGGGACCGCATCCTGGGCACCTACTGGCCCAAACCCGCCGAGGGTCACGAGGCCATGGAAATCGGCCTGGAGCATCTGCGGGAACCGGAAAAGTGCCAGCCCTTCCTGACGATCCTGCTGTTGCCGTTCCGCTCCAGTCTGGGCGAATACACCATCAATCGCCGCTGGTGAGGAACGAGCTGTGAGGCGAACGCCCATGGAGACCACTCTGGAAGAGGGAATTCTTACCGCGTCCAAGCGGGTTGTCCCCGCCGCCGGAACTCGCGTCAAGGCCCGTGCGCAGCGTCTCATGCCGGTGGAGCAGCAGCGCTCCCTGGCGGGGCGATACGCCTGGTGGGTCAAGTCTCTCTCCCTGATTGCCTTCGTCTGGGCTTTTCTCGGCTGGCTCAACGATGCCTGGCTGTTCAGGTTCAACAACTCCATCCTGCTCAATCGCTACACCGAATATGCACTCATCGTCGCCTTCGGGATTTGGCGCATCGCGGCGGAGAAAAACCCCTACACCCGCAGGCGGTTGATGATCCTGGTGGGCAACGTGGCGGTGCTGTGGTGGCTGATCCCCTGGTTGTTCCCTTTTATCGAACCGTATGTTGGCTATCTGGGGGGGCTGCCTGCCTTTCCCTCCCTGCATGCACCGGGAACGCTCACCTTTTTTCTGGTGCTGGGGGCGGTCTTTCTCTTCGGGCGACGGGTGATCTGCGGCTGGAACTGCCCCTGCGTGGCGATTCGCGAGGTGGTGGGGTTTCCCTTCCGCCATGGTGATCATGTTCCAAGGGGAAAGTGGGCCTGGCGGCTGCGCCATCTCAAATGGATCTGGTTCGCCCTCTACCTGGGGGCCATGTGGGCCATGACCCGCCCGGCCAACAACGTCACCACCGGGTATCTGGGCTTTTTTGCCATGGTGGTGGTGCTGCCCTATTTTGCCACCATGCTGCTCTCGCCGTGGATCGGCAACCGGGGCTATTGCCGTTTTCTCTGCCCTTACGGAGCTACCTTCGGGCTGCTGAACCGAGCTGGGATGTTTCGCATCGACTACGGCGCCGACACCTGCATCCAGTGCGGCAAGTGCGAGAAGGTGTGTGACATGGGTATCCCGGTGTGGGAGATGGGGACGGCCCATGGCGGCAGGGTGGATACCACCGAGTGCATGGGGTGTGGCCGCTGCATCACCGAATGCCCCACCCAGAGCCTGACCTTCCGGGACGTGCGCAATCTGCCCTGGCCATCCTTGCGGCAGGATCGGGATCATCTGCTGCGCCGGGTGGAGTGGCAACTCCCCGCCACCCGGCTCCGAGCGGCCCTCTTCGTGGCAGCCTTGGCCACGACCCTGGCGGGAGGGTGGTATTACTCAAGCCGCATCGGCAGCGGCGCGGAGCTGATCAACAATCTGGGGATGTTATGCGGCCTGCCCATCTCTACCTGGTAGCCTTGTTGTCCCATTTCTGCCTGGTAGCCCTGCTGCCTGGTTGGCCGG harbors:
- a CDS encoding metalloregulator ArsR/SmtB family transcription factor; its protein translation is MSSLSFKQELFDHLARIGKAVGQGHRLAMLEFLAQGERTVESLAELTALSVANTSKHLQQLRHAGLVETRKEGVYVHYRLSDPEIVTLLGVIRRLSERHLEEVEKLVREYLLAKDGMEPLPRETLLERMREGTVTVLDVRPREEYAAGHLPRSFNIPLRELERRLHELPPDREVVAYCRGAYCVLSFDAVEWLRKRGFKARRLEEGFPEWRQADLPVEKCE
- a CDS encoding sterol desaturase family protein, translated to MMEHEAMLRLGIFLGVLTLVAVWELVAPRRGRTLSRKTRWLPNLALVALDTLLVRLIFPVAAVALAALGQERGWGLLNQFAWPVWVETLLAVVVLDFIIYLQHAVFHALPVLWRLHMVHHADLDVDVTTGLRFHPLEALLSMGIKLAAVHASGASPLAVMIFEVLLNGMALFNHGNVRLPEGFDRVLRWVFVTPDMHRSHHSHLAPETNMNFGFNLSWWDRILGTYWPKPAEGHEAMEIGLEHLREPEKCQPFLTILLLPFRSSLGEYTINRRW
- a CDS encoding 4Fe-4S binding protein, whose amino-acid sequence is METTLEEGILTASKRVVPAAGTRVKARAQRLMPVEQQRSLAGRYAWWVKSLSLIAFVWAFLGWLNDAWLFRFNNSILLNRYTEYALIVAFGIWRIAAEKNPYTRRRLMILVGNVAVLWWLIPWLFPFIEPYVGYLGGLPAFPSLHAPGTLTFFLVLGAVFLFGRRVICGWNCPCVAIREVVGFPFRHGDHVPRGKWAWRLRHLKWIWFALYLGAMWAMTRPANNVTTGYLGFFAMVVVLPYFATMLLSPWIGNRGYCRFLCPYGATFGLLNRAGMFRIDYGADTCIQCGKCEKVCDMGIPVWEMGTAHGGRVDTTECMGCGRCITECPTQSLTFRDVRNLPWPSLRQDRDHLLRRVEWQLPATRLRAALFVAALATTLAGGWYYSSRIGSGAELINNLGMLCGLPISTW